GTGGGGAGGAGTGTCGTGGTCACGCGGCGACGCTAGTCGAGCGGGGGCGCCCGCGCTCGTAGGGTGGAGGCGTGACGGCTCCCATCGAGATCGAGGGACTCAGCAAGAGCTTCGGCCCGACCCTGGCGCTCGACCGTCTCGACCTGCGGGTCGTGGCGGGAGAGGTGCACGGGTTCCTCGGCCCCAACGGGGCGGGGAAGTCCACGACGATCCGGGTCCTGCTCGGGCTGCTCCGGAAGGACGCCGGCTCGGTGCGCCTCTTCGGCGGCGATCCCTGGCGGGACGCGGCGGAGCTGCACCGGCGGCTCGCCTACGTGCCTGGCGACGTCAGCCTGTGGCCCAACCTCACCGGCGGTCAGGCGATCGACCTGCTGGGCCGGATGCGGGGAGGCCTCGACGGGCGTCGCCGTGACGAGCTCATCGAGCGCTTCGACCTCGACCCCACCAAGAAGGGTCGCAGCTACTCCAAGGGCAACCGGCAGAAGGTCGCCCTGGTGGCCGCGCTGGCCTCCGACGTCGAGCTGCTGCTCCTCGACGAGCCCACCTCCGGGCTCGACCCGCTCAAGGACGCGGTGTTCCGGGAGTACGTCGGCACGTTCCGCGAGCAGGGTCACGCGGTGCTGCTGAGCAGCCACATCCTGGCCGAGGTCGAGGCCCTCTGCGACCGGGTGAGCATCATCCGCAACGGGCACTGCGTCGAGTCCGGGACGCTCGCCGAGCTGCGCCACCTCACCCGCACCTCGATCGCCGCCGAGCTGCGCCGTCCGCCCGACGGGCTGGCCTCGCTGCCCGGCGTCCACGACGTCGAGGTGGACGGGACCCGGGTCCGGCTCCAGGTCGACACCACCTCGCTCGACCCGGTCCTCGACACGCTGCAGGCGGCCGGAGTGGTGTCGCTGACCAGCCAGCCCCCGACCCTGGAGGAGCTGTTCATGCGGCACTACGGCGACCGGATCGAGGCGGAGCCGGAGCAGGACAGCGAGGCGGCGGGTCGGTGACCGGGGTCGGGATCCTGCTGCGGTCGTTCCTGCGACGTGACCGGTGGCTGCTGGTGTGGTGGCCGCTGGGCGGGATGCTCCTCTACTGGAGCCAGGCCGTCAGCATCGAGGGGCTCTACGCCACGCAGGCCGAGTTCGACCGGGCTGCCCTCGCCATGGAGTCGAACCCGGCGTTCATCGCCATGGCGGGACCGGCGCGGGCCCTCAACACCATCGGCGGCCAGGTGACGTGGCAGGCCACGGCGTTCGGCGCCGTCGTCGCCGGCCTGATGACCATGTTCATCATCGGGCGCCACACCCGTGCCGAGGAGGAGAGCGGCCGCGACGAGCTGCTGCGCTCGGGGGCGATCGGCCGCCGCGCACCCCTCACGGCCGCCCTCGCCGTGGCCGGGATCGCGAACCTCCTGTTCGGCGGCCTCATCGCCGTGAGCCTGATCTCCGTCCCGCTCGCGGTGGCCGACTCCGTGGCGCTCGGCGTGGGGGTCGGGCTCTTCGGGATGGCGTTCGCCGGGGTCTCGCTGCTGGCCGCCCAGCTGACGGCGTCGACCCGCTCCGTGTACGGCATCACCGGGGCGGTCCTGGCCGGGTCCTACGCCCTCCGGGCCGTCGGCGACGTCGGCAACGAGACGTTGTCGTGGCTCAGCCCGATCGGCTGGTACCAGCGCATGTACGCCTTCTCGGGACTCCGCTGGTGGCCGGCGCTGCTGCTCGTCGCGCTGGCGGTGCTCGTGCTGCTCGCGGCGTACGCCGTCTTCGAGCGCCGCGACATCGGTTCCGGCGTGCTCGCG
The genomic region above belongs to Nocardioides coralli and contains:
- a CDS encoding ABC transporter ATP-binding protein; this encodes MTAPIEIEGLSKSFGPTLALDRLDLRVVAGEVHGFLGPNGAGKSTTIRVLLGLLRKDAGSVRLFGGDPWRDAAELHRRLAYVPGDVSLWPNLTGGQAIDLLGRMRGGLDGRRRDELIERFDLDPTKKGRSYSKGNRQKVALVAALASDVELLLLDEPTSGLDPLKDAVFREYVGTFREQGHAVLLSSHILAEVEALCDRVSIIRNGHCVESGTLAELRHLTRTSIAAELRRPPDGLASLPGVHDVEVDGTRVRLQVDTTSLDPVLDTLQAAGVVSLTSQPPTLEELFMRHYGDRIEAEPEQDSEAAGR
- a CDS encoding ABC transporter permease — protein: MTGVGILLRSFLRRDRWLLVWWPLGGMLLYWSQAVSIEGLYATQAEFDRAALAMESNPAFIAMAGPARALNTIGGQVTWQATAFGAVVAGLMTMFIIGRHTRAEEESGRDELLRSGAIGRRAPLTAALAVAGIANLLFGGLIAVSLISVPLAVADSVALGVGVGLFGMAFAGVSLLAAQLTASTRSVYGITGAVLAGSYALRAVGDVGNETLSWLSPIGWYQRMYAFSGLRWWPALLLVALAVLVLLAAYAVFERRDIGSGVLAARPGPDRATPALGTPLGLAWRLQRGSVVGWMLGMAFVGLSYGSIGDGAGDLVGDNEAAREMFAAGGVDLVAGFQAIAMVMIAMISSAFAIASVLRARAEEESGRLEPLLATGVSRIRWLLSHVAVTVVGSVLVVAAGGLGMGVGYGLVTGDAGAPWRFTWQTSAWLPAVLALAGLTRLLYGIRPRLATAGWLGLAFVAVVLLLGEVLRFPDWLRDVSPFEHLALQPVAEFDAVAFAAVLAAAALMGVAGWFGFARRDVG